The genomic segment GATTAGTAAGACTTCTAGTTTCTTACAGTTTAGAGCCTGAAATTTACTCGAATACAATTCGCATCAGTACTTAAATAAGTGTTGAAACAGCATTGTAATGTAGAAACTCTGCTGCTATAATTCGTATACTTAGTTATGAAATGTTTGGGCATTTTTACAAGCAAAGCATTATAAAATTCACAACGGTGTTTAATGAAGGAGAGACTGCATTGGAAGATAAGATACGATTACGCCTCGTTTTGACGGGGATTTTATTGGGAATATTAATGGCTGCAATGGATAATACAATTGTAGCGACAGCGCTCGGTTCAATATTGGGAGATTTGGGCGGTGTGGAAAGCTACATTTGGATTACGTCTGCTTATGCAGTAGCTGTACTTGCGGGTATGCCGATTTTCGGAAAGTTATCCGATATGTATGGACGAAAAAGGTTCTTTTTATTTGGTATCATTGTTTTCTTAGTTGGGTCTGCTCTTTGTGGGCTTGCACAAACGGTTCCGCAGCTTGCGGTATTCCGGGCGATCCAAGGAATTGGGGGGGGGGCATTATTACCAATTGCATTCACTATTGTCTTTGATGTATTTCCTCCTGAACAGCGTGGTAAAATGACAGGCCTTCTTGGTGCTGTATTTGGCGCTTCAAGTGTTCTAGGTCCTTTGCTAGGCGCATGGATTACGGAATCAATAAGCTGGCACTGGGTATTTTACGTCAATATTCCAATCGGCGCGATTTCTTTATTCTTGATCATTCGCTATTATAAAGAAGCTGCACAACCGATCAAGCAGACAATCGACTGGCTAGGAGCAATTACACTTGTTACAGCTGTCGTCAGCCTGATGTTTGGGCTTGAATTGGGCGGGAAAAAGTTTGAGTGGTTATCATGGCAAAGTATTACCCTCTTTAGTATATTTATTGTCTTTTTTATTGTCTTCATATGGGCTGAAACGAGAGCAAAAGAACCGATTATTTCATTTTGGATGTTCAAGAACAGACTTTTTGCTTCATCCCAGGCCCTGGCATTCTTATATGGTGCTACATTTATTGGCCTGACAATTTTCATCCCTCTTTTTGTGCAGGCTGTATACGGTGGATCTGCCACAAATGCGGGAATTATTCTTATGCCGATGCTTCTTGGTTCGGTCGCTGGAAGTGCACTTGGAGGAATATTGCAGACGAAAACATCGTATCGCAACATCATGGTGATCTCGGTTATCGCTTATTCAATCGGTATGGTATTAATGAGTACGATAACACCTGATACATCACGAATCGCATTATCCCTATTTATGGTACTTGTTGGATTTGGCGTAGGGTTTTCATTTTCATTACTGCCCTCTGCATCGATGCATGAAATGGACTACCGCTATAGGGGATCGGCTAACTCAACGAACTCGTTTTTCCGTTCGTTAGGCCTTGCCCTCGGGATTACCATCTTCGGTGCGATTCAAACAAAATTGCTAACAAGTGAAATGACCACTGGTTTTGCGAAACTTGGTGGAAGCGGGCAGGGCGGACCGGAATCACTTGGAAATATCCAAACGGTATTTCAGCCAGAAGCTCGCGCCAACATCCCGCCAGATATATTGGATGTGATTGTAAATGCAATGTCTACATCAATTTCAGCCACATATCTCTGGTCACTTATACCAGTTGGAATTGCAGTTATTGCCGTTTTCTATATGGGTAATGAAAGACTAGATGTAACTAAAAAACAGTAAAACAGTAAAGCTGTCACATCCATTTTTTACAATGGGCGCGACAGCTTTTCTTTGATTTATGACAGTTGCTACTACAACTAGTTTCGTTTGAAGCGACTGGTTTTCTTGGATTTTAACCGTTGTATTCTGTCGTCTACTTCTTGTTCCATTTCAGCTGTTTTTCCTTCATCTACTTGGAATGAAATGATTTCATCACCTTGGATTTCAACTGAAAACCATGTGCCAGCCTTGCTGTCAATTGGGAGCGTGTTTATGTCGACATGGAATTCTTTCTGCAATT from the Sporosarcina psychrophila genome contains:
- a CDS encoding DUF3006 family protein, with the protein product MYLAYLDRFTDDDKALLLVEKLQKEFHVDINTLPIDSKAGTWFSVEIQGDEIISFQVDEGKTAEMEQEVDDRIQRLKSKKTSRFKRN
- a CDS encoding MDR family MFS transporter; the encoded protein is MAAMDNTIVATALGSILGDLGGVESYIWITSAYAVAVLAGMPIFGKLSDMYGRKRFFLFGIIVFLVGSALCGLAQTVPQLAVFRAIQGIGGGALLPIAFTIVFDVFPPEQRGKMTGLLGAVFGASSVLGPLLGAWITESISWHWVFYVNIPIGAISLFLIIRYYKEAAQPIKQTIDWLGAITLVTAVVSLMFGLELGGKKFEWLSWQSITLFSIFIVFFIVFIWAETRAKEPIISFWMFKNRLFASSQALAFLYGATFIGLTIFIPLFVQAVYGGSATNAGIILMPMLLGSVAGSALGGILQTKTSYRNIMVISVIAYSIGMVLMSTITPDTSRIALSLFMVLVGFGVGFSFSLLPSASMHEMDYRYRGSANSTNSFFRSLGLALGITIFGAIQTKLLTSEMTTGFAKLGGSGQGGPESLGNIQTVFQPEARANIPPDILDVIVNAMSTSISATYLWSLIPVGIAVIAVFYMGNERLDVTKKQ